Proteins encoded in a region of the Mucilaginibacter sabulilitoris genome:
- a CDS encoding alpha/beta hydrolase domain-containing protein: MKIDQSRNFAVKKRCTFVLSLLAGLFLMQQARGSIVKIEINSIEPAYGGKIFGSVGAYEKLTGKAYGEVDPRLPQNALITDIRLAPRNARGMVEYAMDIYILKPVDLKRGNHKLFTELPNRGGKLFGGLNNSSGGNDPQTAEQAGDAFLLNMGYTIAWCGWDISATAGNHNMTITVPVARNKDGSAITGPSYEYISFDNDNITSYKLAYTAASLAKDKAVLTVRDLLNDKPRGIPSSGWEYADERSIRLLPAGTSFKQSAIYEFIYPAKDPLVAGLGLAAMRDFVSFLRYAKTDGAGHENPLAGNVRYTYSFAISQPARYMNDFQTLGFNQDEQGRRVFDGIENWLGGGSGVGINYRFAQPGRTERNRINHLYPEGIFPFAYPVLHDKLSGKTGGRIARYTGKLNQPKVMEINSANEYWVKAASLLHTDLMGNDLSDPDNVRFYLLSGMQHGSGNGESTGVCQQLQNPTRAEPVLRALFIALDDWVTQGIKPPESQVPRKANGTAALAVVNPGSLTGTVPRQVLNWPTIPGVTYNGIVTTRYYYDYGPDFTKGVISKYPEQPVHRSAYQSFVSKVDVDGNEIAGIRLPPVAAPVATLTGWALRREGFGLNDGGEAAGQLIPFKNTKAERLAAGDPRLSLEERYGTHAQYVAAVTRAVNELAARRLLLPADAQQYIKEAQDSDILR, translated from the coding sequence ATGAAAATTGATCAATCAAGGAATTTTGCCGTAAAAAAACGATGCACGTTTGTTTTGTCATTATTAGCCGGACTGTTTTTGATGCAGCAGGCGAGGGGCAGTATCGTAAAAATTGAGATCAACAGTATTGAACCTGCCTATGGTGGTAAAATATTTGGATCAGTTGGCGCTTACGAAAAGTTAACTGGCAAAGCTTATGGTGAGGTTGATCCGCGCTTACCTCAAAATGCGCTTATTACCGATATACGGCTCGCCCCGCGAAATGCCCGTGGTATGGTGGAGTACGCCATGGATATTTACATACTAAAGCCGGTTGACCTGAAGCGGGGTAACCACAAACTATTTACCGAATTGCCAAACCGGGGCGGTAAGTTATTTGGCGGGCTCAACAATAGTAGCGGCGGCAATGATCCGCAAACGGCAGAGCAAGCCGGCGACGCGTTTTTATTGAATATGGGTTATACCATTGCCTGGTGCGGCTGGGATATTTCGGCAACGGCAGGCAATCATAATATGACCATTACTGTTCCGGTGGCAAGAAATAAAGATGGTTCGGCGATAACCGGGCCATCTTATGAGTATATCTCATTTGATAATGACAACATTACCAGTTATAAACTGGCTTATACTGCCGCTTCGTTGGCAAAGGATAAGGCGGTATTAACTGTTCGGGATTTACTTAATGATAAGCCAAGGGGCATACCTTCATCGGGTTGGGAATATGCCGATGAACGGTCAATACGCTTATTGCCGGCAGGGACCTCGTTTAAGCAAAGCGCCATTTACGAATTTATTTATCCGGCCAAAGATCCGTTGGTTGCCGGTTTGGGGCTGGCTGCAATGAGAGACTTTGTTTCGTTTTTGCGATATGCCAAAACAGATGGTGCGGGTCATGAAAATCCGCTGGCGGGAAATGTGCGATATACTTACAGTTTTGCCATATCACAACCTGCCCGGTACATGAACGATTTTCAGACACTGGGTTTTAACCAGGATGAACAGGGCAGAAGGGTGTTTGACGGAATAGAAAACTGGCTTGGCGGAGGGAGTGGTGTAGGGATAAATTACCGTTTTGCCCAGCCTGGCCGTACAGAACGAAACCGGATAAACCATTTATATCCCGAAGGTATTTTCCCTTTTGCTTACCCAGTGTTGCATGATAAACTGAGCGGGAAAACAGGGGGACGTATAGCAAGATATACCGGTAAATTAAATCAACCCAAAGTAATGGAGATTAACTCGGCCAATGAATATTGGGTTAAGGCGGCTTCGTTGCTGCATACCGATTTGATGGGTAATGACCTGTCCGATCCTGATAATGTCCGTTTCTATTTACTGTCGGGCATGCAGCATGGCAGCGGCAACGGAGAAAGTACAGGCGTATGCCAGCAGTTGCAAAACCCAACCAGGGCCGAACCTGTTTTAAGAGCCCTATTTATAGCGCTTGATGATTGGGTTACCCAAGGTATTAAGCCACCGGAAAGCCAGGTGCCGCGTAAAGCCAATGGAACAGCGGCCCTTGCGGTGGTGAACCCCGGCTCATTAACAGGAACAGTACCGCGCCAGGTGTTAAATTGGCCCACTATACCCGGCGTTACCTACAATGGCATCGTCACTACCCGATATTATTATGATTACGGTCCCGATTTTACTAAAGGCGTCATCAGCAAATATCCGGAGCAGCCGGTACACCGGTCTGCCTATCAAAGTTTTGTATCAAAAGTAGATGTTGATGGTAACGAGATAGCCGGTATCCGTTTACCTCCGGTTGCCGCGCCGGTAGCCACCTTAACCGGATGGGCCTTGCGAAGGGAAGGTTTTGGACTTAACGACGGGGGAGAAGCGGCAGGGCAGCTTATTCCGTTTAAAAATACCAAAGCGGAAAGGCTTGCCGCTGGAGATCCTCGTTTATCGCTTGAGGAGCGTTATGGCACGCATGCACAATATGTTGCAGCAGTAACCAGGGCCGTAAATGAACTGGCCGCCCGGCGATTGCTATTACCGGCAGATGCACAGCAATATATTAAAGAAGCTCAGGACAGTGATATACTCAGGTAA
- a CDS encoding M20 family metallo-hydrolase yields the protein MSFQVINEPLTEEPPTSTLADDALLLLKQLIATPSLSGSEDRTADLIQVFLENRGIKTRRLHHNVWSYNQYFSNDKPTILLNSHHDTVKPNGGYSRDPYCPEIIDGKLYGLGSNDAGGCLVSLLSAFIYFYNIPDLAYNLCFAATAEEENSGDNGLKVILPEIGRIDFAIVGEPTQMNMAIAEMGCMVLDCTTFGKAGHAARNEGTNALYKALPDITWFSDFMFPKQSGFMGPVKMTVTEINAGIQHNIVPHECHFTVDVRLSDCYSAEEVLTIIKDHTSCEVVPRQGILHPSCLERMHPVVRTGVALGLKTYVSPTSSDQGWLNVPSLKMGPGDSARSHMADEYIMVTEISEGINIYIHLLRSMLYCLIHNPEIGRRF from the coding sequence ATGTCTTTTCAAGTAATTAATGAACCACTTACAGAAGAGCCTCCTACATCTACCCTGGCAGATGATGCCCTTTTGCTTTTAAAACAACTTATAGCCACTCCATCGCTAAGTGGAAGCGAAGATCGAACCGCCGATCTTATTCAGGTATTTCTGGAAAACCGCGGTATTAAGACCCGACGCCTGCATCATAATGTATGGTCATACAACCAATATTTTAGTAACGACAAACCAACAATTCTGTTAAATTCACACCATGACACGGTAAAACCCAATGGTGGCTATTCGCGCGATCCATATTGTCCCGAAATTATTGATGGTAAATTATACGGTTTAGGCAGTAATGATGCCGGCGGTTGCCTGGTATCTTTACTCTCGGCGTTTATATACTTTTATAATATTCCTGATCTGGCTTATAATTTATGTTTCGCGGCCACAGCCGAAGAAGAAAATTCAGGAGATAACGGATTAAAAGTCATCCTTCCGGAAATTGGCCGGATTGATTTTGCCATCGTCGGCGAGCCCACACAAATGAACATGGCTATTGCCGAAATGGGGTGCATGGTATTGGATTGCACTACTTTTGGCAAGGCGGGCCATGCAGCCAGAAATGAGGGTACCAATGCCTTGTACAAAGCCCTGCCCGATATTACCTGGTTTTCTGATTTTATGTTCCCTAAACAATCAGGCTTTATGGGGCCGGTTAAAATGACGGTTACCGAAATTAATGCCGGCATTCAGCACAATATAGTGCCTCATGAATGCCACTTCACCGTTGATGTTCGTTTAAGCGATTGCTATTCGGCAGAGGAGGTACTGACTATTATTAAAGATCATACCAGCTGCGAAGTTGTTCCGCGGCAGGGAATACTTCATCCATCGTGTTTGGAGCGCATGCATCCCGTAGTGCGTACGGGTGTTGCCCTGGGATTGAAGACCTATGTTTCTCCCACCAGTTCAGATCAGGGATGGTTAAATGTACCCTCCTTAAAAATGGGCCCTGGTGATTCAGCGCGGTCGCACATGGCCGATGAGTATATTATGGTTACTGAGATATCCGAAGGGATAAATATTTACATTCATCTTTTAAGAAGCATGTTGTATTGTTTAATCCACAATCCGGAGATAGGCCGCAGGTTTTAA
- a CDS encoding GNAT family N-acetyltransferase, translating into MEDERIIVRSAIPSDVVYADQIIREMESSALARGSGISKRSASCIIEKINTGKAIVAVTEKGEWAGFSYIETWDNETFVSNCGLIVSPKHRSQGVASQIKAQIFELSRTRYPLASVFSITSGLAIMKMNTKLGFEPVTYAEITQQQSFWDGCKSCVNYNILQSKNRRNCLCTAMLFNPSKN; encoded by the coding sequence ATGGAAGATGAACGAATTATTGTAAGGTCAGCCATTCCGTCAGATGTGGTCTATGCCGACCAGATCATCAGAGAAATGGAAAGCTCCGCATTAGCAAGAGGCTCAGGAATATCAAAAAGATCAGCATCCTGCATAATAGAAAAAATTAATACCGGTAAAGCGATAGTTGCCGTAACCGAAAAGGGTGAATGGGCCGGTTTCTCCTACATAGAAACCTGGGACAATGAAACATTTGTCTCCAACTGTGGCCTTATTGTATCTCCAAAACACCGTAGCCAGGGTGTCGCCTCCCAAATTAAAGCGCAAATATTTGAATTATCCAGAACCAGGTATCCGTTGGCCAGCGTATTTAGCATTACCTCTGGCCTGGCTATCATGAAAATGAACACCAAGCTGGGTTTTGAACCAGTTACTTACGCCGAAATAACCCAGCAGCAAAGTTTTTGGGATGGCTGTAAAAGTTGTGTGAATTATAACATACTGCAAAGTAAAAATAGGCGTAACTGCCTATGTACAGCTATGTTATTTAACCCCTCAAAAAATTAA
- a CDS encoding glycoside hydrolase family 9 protein gives MMRGFSIGKIACSCMLVFITVAFKNKEQPEAWIRVNQLGYQLSGIKVGVWVGKKGLPAPIFELIDTKTAAVVFTGSTGSTYGAYGPFTQSCRLDFTKFNRPGIYYIKCGDIASPEFRLADNIYAGTADFCLRYMRQQRSGFNPFLKDSCHTKDGFTVYGPMSDGTHIDVSGGWHDASDYLQYVTTSANATYHLLAAYRDFPGVFTDKYEANGLEGNNGVADVLDEAKWGLDWLLKMNPKKDWMFNQLADDRDHAGMRLPNKDSVDYGMGKGNGRAVYFASNKPQGLGLYKNRSTGLASTAGKFASAFALAAVVYDKNNQARAAMFRDKSLSAYSLGLAKPGVCQTAPNRAPYFYEEDNWTDDMELASAQLYRLTGRKQYIKQSLQYATKEKVTPWMGKDTARHYQWYPFHNFGHYELALETDKKTKAALISYYKTGIDRVWAKAQHNAFYRGIPFIWCSNNLTTSFAIQCALYRKLSGDRTYEPLEQACIDWLFGCNPWGKCMVYGLPANGDTPKDPHSSLAFLNHYPLDGALVDGPVYGSIFKSLRGLTLSKPDAYADFQSDLMVYHDDKGDYSTNEPTMDGTASLVYLLAGKAYEESGGKKVTKYMGAVIRGDTTTKKIALVFTGDEFGDGAQLIVRTLKQQHVHGSFFLTGNFYRNENYKKQISQLKLDGNYLGVHSDKHLLYCDWSNRDSLLITRQQFEQDLKQAYRELKKFNVDKKQACYFLPPYEWYNDTIASWTDRLNLQLVNFTPGTRSNADYTFPEMGSRYVDNNTVMKSILDYEQNKKNGLNGFILLTHIGTDPKRKEKFYTQLPYLITELKSRGYRFLKIDELLR, from the coding sequence ATGATGCGTGGCTTTAGTATTGGTAAAATAGCATGCAGCTGTATGTTGGTTTTCATTACAGTTGCTTTTAAAAATAAGGAGCAACCTGAAGCATGGATCAGGGTTAATCAGTTAGGGTATCAGCTATCCGGAATTAAAGTTGGGGTATGGGTGGGTAAAAAAGGCTTGCCTGCGCCTATATTTGAGCTAATAGATACTAAAACGGCTGCAGTTGTTTTTACCGGAAGCACAGGTAGCACCTACGGTGCTTATGGCCCTTTCACCCAATCTTGTCGTCTTGATTTTACAAAATTTAATCGCCCTGGAATTTACTATATCAAATGCGGCGACATCGCATCGCCCGAATTTCGGCTGGCTGATAATATTTACGCTGGTACGGCCGACTTTTGTCTGCGTTATATGCGGCAGCAACGAAGCGGCTTTAATCCTTTTTTGAAAGACTCCTGTCATACTAAAGATGGGTTTACCGTATATGGCCCCATGTCCGATGGAACACATATTGACGTGTCCGGGGGCTGGCACGATGCCTCTGATTATTTGCAATATGTAACCACTTCGGCTAATGCTACCTATCATTTGCTTGCGGCTTATCGTGATTTCCCTGGTGTATTTACTGATAAGTATGAGGCAAACGGCCTTGAGGGTAACAATGGAGTAGCTGATGTGCTCGATGAAGCAAAATGGGGGTTGGATTGGTTGCTCAAAATGAACCCTAAAAAGGATTGGATGTTTAACCAATTGGCAGATGACCGTGACCATGCGGGCATGCGTTTGCCCAATAAAGATTCGGTTGATTATGGAATGGGAAAGGGGAACGGCCGTGCGGTGTACTTTGCCAGCAATAAGCCTCAGGGCTTAGGTTTATATAAAAACAGATCGACAGGGCTTGCTTCTACCGCTGGTAAATTCGCGAGCGCCTTTGCATTGGCTGCTGTTGTGTATGATAAAAATAATCAGGCGCGGGCCGCCATGTTTAGGGATAAGTCGCTTTCTGCCTATAGCCTTGGGCTTGCAAAACCGGGTGTATGCCAAACCGCGCCAAACCGCGCTCCTTATTTTTATGAAGAAGACAACTGGACCGACGATATGGAACTGGCATCGGCCCAATTGTACAGATTAACAGGCCGGAAACAATACATCAAACAATCCCTTCAATATGCCACAAAAGAAAAAGTTACGCCATGGATGGGGAAGGACACCGCCCGACATTACCAGTGGTATCCGTTTCATAATTTCGGACATTATGAGCTGGCCCTCGAAACTGATAAGAAAACAAAGGCTGCACTCATAAGTTATTATAAAACAGGGATAGACAGGGTTTGGGCCAAAGCACAGCATAATGCGTTTTATCGCGGCATTCCTTTTATCTGGTGCTCAAATAATTTAACTACGTCTTTTGCCATACAATGCGCCCTGTACCGCAAATTAAGTGGCGACCGCACTTATGAACCGCTTGAACAAGCCTGTATTGATTGGTTGTTTGGCTGCAACCCCTGGGGTAAGTGTATGGTGTATGGATTGCCTGCAAATGGCGATACACCAAAAGACCCGCATTCCTCGCTTGCGTTTTTAAATCACTATCCGCTGGATGGGGCGCTGGTTGACGGCCCTGTGTACGGCAGTATATTCAAGAGTTTGCGCGGACTTACCTTAAGTAAGCCCGACGCATATGCAGATTTTCAATCAGATCTGATGGTTTATCATGATGATAAAGGCGACTATAGTACCAATGAGCCTACTATGGACGGCACGGCATCGTTGGTTTATTTACTCGCGGGCAAAGCTTATGAGGAAAGTGGCGGTAAAAAGGTTACAAAATATATGGGCGCTGTTATCCGCGGCGACACTACCACCAAAAAAATAGCCCTGGTTTTCACTGGCGATGAATTTGGAGATGGCGCTCAGCTTATTGTCCGTACATTAAAGCAACAGCATGTTCATGGTTCATTTTTTTTAACCGGAAATTTTTATCGAAATGAAAACTATAAAAAGCAGATCAGCCAACTTAAACTTGATGGTAATTATCTGGGTGTTCATTCTGATAAACACCTGCTGTATTGCGACTGGAGTAACAGGGATAGTTTGCTGATTACCAGGCAACAGTTTGAACAGGACCTGAAGCAGGCTTACCGTGAATTGAAGAAGTTTAACGTTGATAAAAAGCAAGCCTGTTATTTTTTACCTCCCTATGAATGGTATAACGATACGATAGCATCCTGGACAGACAGGTTAAACCTGCAGCTGGTTAATTTTACGCCTGGTACAAGATCAAATGCCGATTATACTTTCCCGGAGATGGGCAGCAGGTATGTGGATAATAATACGGTTATGAAATCGATCCTTGATTATGAACAAAATAAAAAAAATGGGTTGAACGGCTTTATTTTGTTAACACATATAGGTACCGATCCTAAAAGAAAGGAAAAGTTCTATACCCAGCTTCCTTACCTTATAACGGAATTAAAAAGCAGGGGCTACCGGTTTTTAAAAATAGATGAGTTGCTCAGGTAG
- a CDS encoding FG-GAP repeat domain-containing protein, translating to MLFSKQRAIITVIILSVIGICSIALSCNNDKPAAVATSDGKALAEKYCKSCHEYPSPSMLNQETWLKHVLPAMAPRLGVKVYADDQYVNDPFSKSAIPYEDWLKIVNYYKASAPKALKPAHVPVAPVKDWGVFTLLKPIHDKVAEATTTMVAFDTIGHHIYTSDRLNSSVFKWSDGLKLQTTHKYSSPAVDVQFSKDAGEKEQGAFTFIGSMDAIDILNGYVMDIGLDESAKKQKKIIADKLPRPVQSLTIDVDKDGLADRIICGFGHNAGGLYWYKQLPDRKFEKHVICTIPGAEHAITGDFNHDGWPDVICLFAQADEGIWMFLNDHKGGFTATNLLRFPPVYGSSSFQLVDFNGDGKPDILYTCGDNSDYSKILKPYHGVYIYLNQGDFKYKQAYFYPVNGATKAIAADFNGDGQLDIALIAFFPDLKNNPAEGFTYFEQDKSMHFIPYNLPIEKAGRWICMDVADYNSDGKPDILLGNYAQGFMNEDDVKPDWNMDTPFILLKNAGGRHSSNKMK from the coding sequence ATGTTATTTAGTAAACAGCGCGCAATCATTACGGTTATTATTTTATCGGTAATTGGTATTTGTTCAATAGCCTTAAGTTGTAATAATGATAAGCCGGCTGCTGTTGCTACATCTGATGGAAAGGCTCTTGCCGAGAAATATTGCAAAAGTTGTCATGAATATCCTTCACCTTCCATGCTTAACCAGGAAACCTGGCTGAAGCACGTATTACCCGCGATGGCACCACGTTTAGGGGTAAAGGTTTACGCGGATGACCAGTACGTGAACGATCCGTTTTCAAAATCGGCAATACCTTATGAAGATTGGTTGAAAATAGTTAACTATTATAAAGCCTCTGCGCCCAAAGCGCTAAAGCCGGCCCATGTTCCGGTTGCTCCCGTTAAAGACTGGGGCGTTTTTACATTATTAAAGCCCATTCATGATAAAGTGGCTGAGGCTACAACTACTATGGTTGCGTTTGATACCATAGGGCATCACATTTATACAAGTGATCGTTTAAATAGCAGTGTTTTCAAATGGTCTGACGGCTTAAAGTTGCAAACAACGCACAAATACAGCTCGCCCGCTGTTGATGTTCAGTTCAGTAAAGATGCCGGGGAGAAGGAGCAAGGGGCTTTCACCTTTATTGGTTCAATGGATGCTATTGATATACTAAACGGTTACGTTATGGATATCGGGCTTGATGAATCTGCGAAAAAACAAAAAAAAATTATAGCTGATAAGCTGCCACGACCTGTACAATCCCTAACAATTGATGTTGACAAAGATGGGCTTGCTGACAGGATAATATGCGGGTTTGGCCACAATGCCGGTGGCTTGTACTGGTATAAACAATTACCCGATAGAAAATTTGAAAAGCATGTGATCTGTACGATACCTGGAGCGGAGCATGCTATAACCGGTGACTTTAACCATGACGGCTGGCCGGATGTGATTTGTTTATTTGCGCAGGCCGATGAGGGGATATGGATGTTTTTGAATGACCATAAAGGTGGTTTTACCGCAACTAATTTATTGAGATTTCCACCAGTTTATGGCTCCAGCAGCTTTCAGCTGGTTGATTTCAACGGTGACGGAAAACCTGATATACTTTATACCTGCGGGGATAATAGTGATTATTCAAAAATTTTAAAACCCTATCATGGTGTTTATATCTACCTGAACCAGGGCGATTTTAAATATAAGCAGGCTTATTTTTACCCGGTTAATGGTGCAACCAAAGCTATAGCAGCCGATTTTAATGGCGATGGCCAGCTTGACATTGCTTTAATTGCTTTTTTTCCTGATCTGAAAAACAACCCGGCCGAAGGGTTTACTTATTTTGAACAGGACAAATCCATGCATTTTATACCGTATAATTTACCAATTGAAAAAGCGGGCCGTTGGATTTGTATGGATGTAGCAGATTACAATTCTGATGGTAAACCCGATATTTTATTAGGCAATTACGCTCAGGGTTTTATGAATGAAGATGATGTAAAACCTGACTGGAATATGGATACTCCCTTTATACTGCTTAAAAACGCCGGTGGCAGACATAGTTCAAATAAAATGAAATAA
- a CDS encoding RagB/SusD family nutrient uptake outer membrane protein — MKNIQRLSVYALLAAGIIQTSCKKSYLQQPVLGALPSAAINTAAGVDGLLIGAYSALDGQQGTNTAFGGGGPWEAAADNWVYGAVAGGDAHKGSSGTDQPAINSIARFTVDASNGFLNSKWRADYEGITRCNNVIKASAAATDMTDAAKTQAVAQARFLRGHYFFDLKKMFNNVPYIDETTTNFVQPNTADIWPKIEADFKFAYDNLPETQAQVGRVNKWAAASYLAKSYLYEKKYTDADALFTTVITSGKNSAGVAYDLTANYFDNFSAATKNNKETVFAVQQAANDGTNTTSEANNGDMLNYPYNSPFGCCGFFQPTLDLANSFRTDDNGLPFLDAYNSHPVVNDQGIASAAPFTLDAGNLDPRLDWTVGRRGIPFLDWGNHPGQDWIREQSSAGPYSAKKNVYFQATKGTYGDSHSWAPGTANQINIIRFADVLLMAAEVKAQLGTGDLGEAYVNRVRARAANPAGFVYTYKNAANPMGGYTTTPAAKYVISQYPAGYFSSKALALKSIYFERKLELAMEGHRFFDIARWGIAQQALATYFSFDGKVITDVSGASFTPNKNEYYPIPQAQIDLESDGKSSALKQNPGY, encoded by the coding sequence ATGAAAAATATTCAACGCTTATCGGTTTACGCTTTATTGGCAGCCGGTATCATACAAACTTCATGTAAAAAGTCATATTTACAGCAGCCTGTGCTGGGTGCTTTGCCATCTGCAGCAATTAATACAGCCGCCGGTGTGGATGGATTACTGATTGGCGCTTACTCGGCATTGGATGGTCAGCAGGGTACTAACACGGCATTTGGCGGTGGCGGCCCGTGGGAAGCTGCCGCTGATAACTGGGTTTATGGTGCTGTAGCTGGGGGGGATGCCCATAAAGGGAGCTCTGGTACCGACCAACCAGCTATTAACTCTATTGCGCGTTTTACAGTTGATGCCAGCAACGGCTTTTTGAACAGTAAATGGCGGGCTGATTATGAAGGTATAACCCGTTGTAATAACGTGATTAAGGCATCTGCTGCAGCTACAGACATGACCGATGCCGCCAAAACACAGGCGGTTGCGCAAGCCCGATTTTTACGGGGACATTATTTTTTCGATCTGAAAAAGATGTTTAATAATGTGCCTTATATTGATGAAACCACAACCAACTTTGTGCAGCCTAATACCGCTGATATATGGCCAAAAATTGAAGCTGATTTTAAGTTTGCATACGATAATTTACCGGAAACGCAGGCGCAGGTTGGTCGGGTAAACAAATGGGCTGCAGCTTCTTACTTGGCTAAGAGCTATTTGTATGAAAAGAAATATACTGATGCTGACGCCTTGTTTACTACTGTTATAACATCAGGTAAAAATTCTGCCGGCGTGGCTTATGACCTAACCGCCAATTATTTTGATAATTTTAGCGCTGCTACTAAAAACAATAAGGAAACCGTGTTTGCCGTACAACAAGCAGCCAATGACGGTACCAATACCACCAGCGAAGCCAATAATGGCGATATGCTGAATTACCCATATAACAGCCCCTTCGGTTGCTGCGGTTTTTTCCAGCCAACGCTTGATTTAGCCAATTCTTTCCGTACCGATGACAATGGTTTGCCTTTCCTTGATGCTTATAACTCACATCCGGTTGTTAACGATCAAGGAATTGCATCTGCCGCTCCGTTCACACTGGATGCCGGTAACCTCGACCCTCGTCTTGATTGGACTGTTGGTCGCCGGGGTATCCCGTTCCTTGACTGGGGTAATCATCCAGGTCAGGATTGGATTCGCGAACAAAGTTCCGCTGGTCCGTACTCAGCTAAAAAGAACGTTTACTTCCAGGCTACCAAAGGCACCTATGGCGATAGCCATTCTTGGGCGCCGGGTACTGCTAACCAGATCAACATCATTCGTTTTGCCGATGTACTGTTAATGGCTGCCGAAGTTAAAGCTCAATTGGGTACCGGCGACTTAGGTGAGGCTTACGTTAATCGTGTACGTGCAAGGGCGGCCAATCCGGCTGGTTTTGTGTATACTTACAAAAACGCGGCCAACCCAATGGGTGGATATACCACAACACCGGCAGCAAAGTATGTGATCAGCCAGTATCCTGCCGGTTATTTTTCAAGCAAAGCCCTCGCTTTGAAATCTATTTATTTCGAGCGTAAACTGGAGTTGGCTATGGAAGGCCACCGTTTCTTCGATATTGCTCGCTGGGGTATAGCACAACAAGCACTGGCTACTTACTTTAGTTTCGACGGTAAGGTAATAACCGATGTGAGTGGCGCAAGCTTTACACCAAATAAAAATGAATACTATCCAATTCCTCAAGCTCAGATTGATCTGGAGTCGGACGGAAAGTCTTCAGCATTAAAGCAAAATCCAGGTTATTGA